A region from the Crocosphaera sp. UHCC 0190 genome encodes:
- a CDS encoding cation:proton antiporter, translating into MIGYLDLILRLTIWFLLTADLSLANIIIGVSIALLLPRKLTSPGLLKDWLRALFEVLIAIPQAYFEAFEIMFRPHTEEGVTMERVKPQRTSGLIFLDIFLITFTPKTIVLKYHQAGWYEVHRILPRKKS; encoded by the coding sequence ATGATTGGCTATTTAGACTTAATTTTACGACTTACTATCTGGTTTTTATTAACCGCCGATCTCAGTTTGGCTAATATTATTATTGGGGTCAGTATCGCCTTGCTATTGCCCCGTAAACTAACTTCTCCAGGGCTTTTAAAAGATTGGTTGCGGGCCCTATTTGAAGTCTTGATCGCCATTCCTCAAGCCTATTTTGAAGCCTTTGAAATCATGTTTCGTCCCCATACCGAAGAAGGGGTGACAATGGAACGAGTTAAACCCCAACGAACCTCTGGACTGATTTTTTTAGACATTTTTTTAATTACCTTTACGCCAAAAACCATTGTCTTGAAATATCACCAAGCAGGGTGGTATGAAGTCCATCGCATTCTACCGAGGAAAAAGTCATGA
- a CDS encoding monovalent cation/H(+) antiporter subunit G — MINLVSYTLISLGIVFWFWGTWPLIGDRSVLYKLHSLSVADTLGSMSIMVGLLLKIPSEWPLLVLALISLAIWNTVLGYVLAYCSSSEGNHE, encoded by the coding sequence ATGATTAATCTTGTAAGTTATACTCTAATTAGTTTAGGAATCGTCTTCTGGTTTTGGGGAACTTGGCCCCTGATCGGCGATCGCTCAGTTTTATATAAACTTCATAGTCTTTCTGTGGCCGATACTTTGGGATCAATGAGTATTATGGTGGGATTACTCTTAAAAATCCCCAGTGAATGGCCTTTGCTCGTTTTAGCTCTTATTTCCTTAGCTATTTGGAATACAGTCTTAGGGTATGTCTTAGCTTATTGTTCTAGTAGTGAGGGGAATCATGAGTGA